From one Mytilus trossulus isolate FHL-02 chromosome 10, PNRI_Mtr1.1.1.hap1, whole genome shotgun sequence genomic stretch:
- the LOC134687320 gene encoding growth arrest-specific protein 2-like isoform X1 — translation MRNYNEYNNYNKGRRPKTAPLKAGNYDVIDSPMTKVIERDCGLIPMMNGHGKEAGLVPLSKEESQKEDEMTKRLHVLQEESLEPLKEDLSEWLAKTLNIDITAETFMDVLDNGVCLCKLAQVIQQKAQECVANGTCTESIPLKGPRCKNNAPSGSWFARDNAANFLTWCNSHGMKQESMFETEYLVSQTDQKSVINCLLEVARLGYKFGLEPPNIIKMETEIEEEEEEIPVSKPVEIVRPLSNKGPNLDAEIQRIAFNCKCHQYIKKLGDGKYAIFGKVVHIRFLQNRHIMVRVGGGWDTLENYLEHHIPKQVFEHRRDIHGEPKNDVNKYLYFKSQYRSTSSVS, via the exons ATGAGAAATTATAATGAGtacaataattacaataaaGGACGAAGACCTAAAACGGCACCTTTAAAAGCA GGTAATTATGATGTAATTGATTCGCCGATGACCAAGGTGATTGAGCGTGACTGTGGGTTAATCCCTATGATGAATGGACACGGTAAAGAAGCAGGGCTTGTCCCCCTAAGTAAGGAGGAAAGTCAGAAGGAAGATGAGATGACCAAAAGATTACACGTTCTTCAGGAAGAAAGTTTAGAGCCGTTAAAAGAAGACTTGTCAGAATGGCTTGCAAAAACATTAA atATAGATATAACAGCAGAGACATTTATGGATGTATTAGACAATGGTGTATGCTTATGTAAGCTAGCTCAAGTTATACAGCAGAAAGCCCAGGAATGTGTGGCCAACGGTACATGTACAGAG TCTATTCCCCTCAAAGGTCCCAGATGTAAAAACAATGCTCCTTCAGGGAGTTGGTTTGCCAGAGATAATGCAGCTAATTTCTTGACATGGTGTAATTCTCATGGAATGAAACAGGAATCTATGTTTGAAACAGAATATCTAG TATCACAAACAGACCAGAAATCAGTTATCAACTGTTTATTGGAAGTAGCCAGACTTGGTTATAAGTTTGGACTGGAACCTCCTAATATTATCAAGATGGAAACAGAGATAGAAGAGGAAGAGGAAGAGATACCAGTCAGTAAACCGGTAGAGATTGTCCGACCTTTGTCTAATAAGGGGCCTAACCTGGATGCTGAG ATTCAGCGCATTGCATTTAACTGTAAATGTCATCAGTATATAAAGAAGTTAGGAGATGGAAAATATGCTATCTTTGGCAAAGTTGTACATATCAGG tttttacaGAATCGACATATTATGGTACGGGTAGGTGGTGGATGGGATACATTAGAGAACTACCTGGAGCATCACATTCCAAAACAAGTGTTTGAGCACCGTCGGGACATCCACGGAGAACCGAAAAatgatgtaaataaatatttgtatttcaagTCACAGTACAGATCAACATCGTCagtttcatga
- the LOC134687320 gene encoding growth arrest-specific protein 2-like isoform X2, translated as MTKVIERDCGLIPMMNGHGKEAGLVPLSKEESQKEDEMTKRLHVLQEESLEPLKEDLSEWLAKTLNIDITAETFMDVLDNGVCLCKLAQVIQQKAQECVANGTCTESIPLKGPRCKNNAPSGSWFARDNAANFLTWCNSHGMKQESMFETEYLVSQTDQKSVINCLLEVARLGYKFGLEPPNIIKMETEIEEEEEEIPVSKPVEIVRPLSNKGPNLDAEIQRIAFNCKCHQYIKKLGDGKYAIFGKVVHIRFLQNRHIMVRVGGGWDTLENYLEHHIPKQVFEHRRDIHGEPKNDVNKYLYFKSQYRSTSSVS; from the exons ATGACCAAGGTGATTGAGCGTGACTGTGGGTTAATCCCTATGATGAATGGACACGGTAAAGAAGCAGGGCTTGTCCCCCTAAGTAAGGAGGAAAGTCAGAAGGAAGATGAGATGACCAAAAGATTACACGTTCTTCAGGAAGAAAGTTTAGAGCCGTTAAAAGAAGACTTGTCAGAATGGCTTGCAAAAACATTAA atATAGATATAACAGCAGAGACATTTATGGATGTATTAGACAATGGTGTATGCTTATGTAAGCTAGCTCAAGTTATACAGCAGAAAGCCCAGGAATGTGTGGCCAACGGTACATGTACAGAG TCTATTCCCCTCAAAGGTCCCAGATGTAAAAACAATGCTCCTTCAGGGAGTTGGTTTGCCAGAGATAATGCAGCTAATTTCTTGACATGGTGTAATTCTCATGGAATGAAACAGGAATCTATGTTTGAAACAGAATATCTAG TATCACAAACAGACCAGAAATCAGTTATCAACTGTTTATTGGAAGTAGCCAGACTTGGTTATAAGTTTGGACTGGAACCTCCTAATATTATCAAGATGGAAACAGAGATAGAAGAGGAAGAGGAAGAGATACCAGTCAGTAAACCGGTAGAGATTGTCCGACCTTTGTCTAATAAGGGGCCTAACCTGGATGCTGAG ATTCAGCGCATTGCATTTAACTGTAAATGTCATCAGTATATAAAGAAGTTAGGAGATGGAAAATATGCTATCTTTGGCAAAGTTGTACATATCAGG tttttacaGAATCGACATATTATGGTACGGGTAGGTGGTGGATGGGATACATTAGAGAACTACCTGGAGCATCACATTCCAAAACAAGTGTTTGAGCACCGTCGGGACATCCACGGAGAACCGAAAAatgatgtaaataaatatttgtatttcaagTCACAGTACAGATCAACATCGTCagtttcatga